catttttttatTCCTGGCCCTGATGTTGGTGGGTTAAAGTTAGCTGTAATTAAGTActtggtaaaaaaaaatctttttttaattttgactttttgccAGTTGTTACTTGTTGTTTCATTAGTGGCGTAATTTGTGGTTGGGCCTACGTAAACTTTActgttaagttttttttttttgtagttttCCTTATTTATTTTCGACTTTTTTCCATTATGATGTTATTTATTGTGGCTATTGATGGTTTTCTTTTTccctttttattgtatttaataCTTATTGTTAATATAATTTATGGTTAGTAGGGGCATGTTAGTCTTTTCTataaggggacaccaaaagtgtatttactaaaataacctcaggtgttcccttatagaatagagattaagcgtgatttaattattttttatatagtttgTGAGAGGATTATAATGATATTGGTGAGCTAATAGATTTGGTTTAGGTAAATAAAGGATTGTAGATTAGTAAAAACAGTAACCTagctaagaaaggtggaaatTAATTGAGTATGTAAACCGGCCAAGCTTACTCCATGAGCATTGGAGAATGGAGACGCGTAAACAAATAAGGCGTATTTATTTGGAACTAGCTAGGACTTCGAAGTAATGTTATGTCTTCATTTCAAACATTTTATTACGGCCTATCAAACGGGACATGTGTATATTAGTCATTACTAATATTAGCTAAACAAGTAAAGAAAATGGTAGATCTCGAGATAGAGATGGAAGGGGTAGGGGTACGTAAACCCTAAATGTTTTCGATCTCAATCTGAAAGagatatttatttaatttgagTAAAATGTTACTTAAACCCTAAAAGGAGAAGGGATAGGGGTAAGCTCTAAACATATTGCACAGCATGACTACTCGATACTCTATTTTGTTTAATTGTCTTCACTCACGTGAGGTTAAAACTTGATCATTGTCATTCTTATTCAGTTTTCAATAACAACTTAACTAGCTACCAAAATAGGAACCACTAACATTCTAATAAACTACACAAAGTTTGACTAAAAAGAACTAACGTACAAATGTATCCATTTCCTAAAAATAAGACTGCTAACTTTGAAGAACAACTTTGAACACGGATATCATAACGTATAAAACTTGTATTAGAACATGAACATCTAAATCGTCCAAGAAAAAAGACAAATGGCTTCAAGATATATTGATATGTTCTAACTCATCTACAATCTTTAtacaacttaattaattaactagtaAACCAACCTAACTGTGTTAAATTCGGATTTGGACAATTAATTCGATCAGAAACTATCCGCAACATCTTCATAGCAGATGCAAACCTGACGAAAGGTGAATTCAACAGACAAGACGAAAGTATCGCAATGAACAGCTTTGAAACAACTCTTGACAATACGAACAACATCTGGATCATTTGGGGCTACATTCTTTCCGAGTAGCTCAGATATCACACTAGAAATAAACACTAACACTTGCATCATACTCTGATTCGTCGTGTCCACTTCAACCGTTCTTTCACCCAGCACTAGTTTATCACTGTTACGCACATGAATTAATTCCGATTCGATTTCCTTCTTCGTCATTTCATCAATTAATTCGGGCtcgttctttttcttcttcgtCATCGTTTTTCTTTTACAGACCTGAATCAATTCGGGTTCCTTCTTCTTCATATCGATGGGTCGGACGTAGTATGCCCTAATCTTCGAGTGCAGGAATCGGATCTTTACTTTTATCGGGCTTACCCGGACCTGCTGGCCGAAGAGAACAGACTGGATTGGGATTTTCGCGGCTCCACTTTGTTGGAATTGCCACAATATTGTGCATTTCTCTGAATCTTTCTTCTCAACTTTGTATGACGCCATGGAAATTCTTGATTATCTTGGAATTCTTTGCGCGCTGGATTACTAAACCCAGTTAATAATGGATATTAGATTATATGAGACAGATCGACTAATTATTTATATAATTATTACCAGTTTTAGGTTTCCTAATTGCTAAATGCTTATCCAATTAGGTTACGATTCCTAATCACAATCAGGAATTCGGATGTAGTAGCGTGCTTATCAAGGAATTTCTTCCGGATTCTTTTTCTACTTGGGAAATTTACGGTCTAAAAAGTCATTTACCcgtacacattttttttttcttccataattttttttttatattcgagTGCTGGAATAAATACATGGATAAAGAAATACATGACATTAATATGTTGATAATTGTCATTAATAACATATCATACGGTTAGAATGTTAAATGACTTTCTTACATTTTATTTCCCCTACTCAATCTTAGTAACAACGAgtaatattgtttatattatatGGTAAAGTATTCATTATTAAAGTATTCAACCATTCAAGGGAGCAATCATTTACTAAGAAAATACATGAAGTTTGATAGTTGGCATGCTTCATGActagtgtttgttttttatattAATTCATTTTCTTGTAATGAATCTTTGACTATCAatgctacttttttttttaattaattagtttagtaATTGAATCAATTTTGTAACTCCATTTAATTAAGGAAGACTTTTGAATGGCTACAATAAAAAGGTAGCCATTATAAAACCCTGAATCTTAACCCTTCATTATTGGTGATTGATCTGGACCAttaattttaagttaaaaaaattaaaaaataataataattaaaactccTTCTATCTTTGTGCTTTCTTCCTAAATTTACAGTACCTCCATTGTTGATTTGTTGTCGATGAGAAGTGAGAAATATATCCTGGAAGTTTAATGAAAAACATGATCCTATATATCTTCTCCTATTTGTTGTCGATTTTCTCTTTCTTTATATCTTCTCCTATTTTCTAACCGTTACACCGATTAACCATTGAAATTTAACTGGAAAACATGCATTAATGAAGAACATGATTCTATTTCCATGATATTCTTCTTCATCTAACATAGAAAATCATAAACTTAGCCTTATTATCATCATTTCAAATCATTACGGAGTAAttagattgaaatttgaacaaatttcctttttccttgaaaaatcaaaaaaatcacGGAGTAAGATTGAtactgtttgatttttttttaatttatggaTGGAGTATTTCATTTAATAGTCAATTTATTTCCTATTATTCGGAGAGGTCTGCCTATGATTCAGAGAAGGTCTTgtagatatttttttttgtttttgttctttaaGAGAGATACCAAATTACAGGTTCTTGGATGAGAATGGGTAtttttaattcaattttttttatttcttataACCGTTTATAATTACAAAATCATTTATGATAAATTCCAttaaaaaatatagtttatGATAAATTAAAAGTTAGCAAAATTAATGGACAAGATTAGTCCATTTTGATTTAAGGGCTAAGATTTAATAAATTATGGTGGCTATCATTTTATTGTGGCGATTGTAAAATTATCCTTTAATTAAaccatttaattttattaaatgttgTATGGAGACGAGCTAGTGGCATGATCAAAATGCTGTAATATATATACTGTAGGGGAAATCAAGAAAAAGTTTGGAATGATAACACAAAGTGTTGTTTGTTTAGACCCTCCCGTCCCAATTTAATcatcatattttttatttatttttgtatcaATTTAATTGTCATACTTCCTTTTATGGTATGAACCCACTAACATCCTTTCacattcaataaaaaaattcttCCACTAACTCCCAATTACATGCCTACTTTTCTATTAAAAaacttatgttcttttttagttTACGCaatttgacttttgacactataTATTCATATAACTTAGTTTGAATATCAATTGTGATTTgtacttaagaaaaaatataatcaCGCAAAGTCTTGTTATAATCCTCTCATTATATAGATTTATGATATATATCAACTGTTTATCATTTTTGTCAGttgataattaaatatattaacgaATGAAAgattgcattggcaaacgtgataAAAGAATTGTGTCACCTAGAAAAGAACAAAGAAAATATAATAGATAAATCTACAATAACTTATCGCATAAAACTCCATAAAAAGTCTATTACGAGGATTACATTTAGACCGAAGGAGTAAATCAAATGTTCCTCATTTCTATATCAAGTACGGAGTACTGCTTATTATAATATCAAGAGTTGTTCGTTTGTATAACAAATGCTGCTCATTTTATAGAAAACGCAGTGCTTGAGCCTTGAGGTGTCAAGAGCTGCCATCAAGTGTTGCGCTTATACGGAGTACAAAAATCACTTGAAAATGTCAAGTGTTGCCCATCACTTTAGGTCTTTTTCAAACCATCATTTgagcatttttctatttagtgATACTTCGAAGTTCAGAGTAATATGGTTCTTTGTATAAgttaagaaaatgaaaaaagaatTGCATGACATTTTCATCATTTATTGTATAAATTAATATACATATATCATGTCAAATTTGTATAACTCTACTATTTTTTTTCGCACCTTTCATGTTGTCCATCGTTATCGGAAAACACCCCTCCTCAATTCTATAATGCATAAACTTATTAGTAATTTAGTATCAACATCAAATATTTAACAACAAAGTTTCCCCAAAAAATCttgttaataaaaaaataaaataaaacaaggtAGGATTAAGAAAAAGATTATCCCATATAATTAATCCTCCTTTTCTTGTCAATTTCGATTGGGTCCCACCAACCACCAATTACGCCTTGAAAAGAATTCATGTCAATAGGGGTCCCACCCACATATTACCATGGCTTGGTGTGAACTTTACACTTCTTAGATACAACCTTGGCATTCGTTGTTAACGCGTTTACTGTTACACCACAAGAAACCTCAACGGAAATGGTCCATGTCTTAACCGACCCGATCTTGATCTTAACGGGCACCTTAACGTGAATCTCTAACGGCACCTCGCCGTTCTTTTGTTCCGTGAGCAGCTTATCACGTGCTGACTTGGACAACACGATCCCGGCCCCACTTAACTTGGTTGAAAAAACCGTTGAAGATTTAGGCGGCTGGTAAAACGCCGGTAATTTACCGTTACATAGATTAACCCCGTCGTGGTATATCTTGAtcaagctcccttgctcgtagtAAATCCCGATTTTACCGTTTTTATTCTCGGATTTCAACGTAACGTTAAAAACAGGAGtcatggtggtggtggtagcAGTTCTTGAGAGATTGACCCCTCTAACGTGCACACTCTCAATGGAGTAGGTAGGAGCCTTGGGTTTGTAGACGAGGTATAGAACAGCGGTGGTGACGGCGAGTAGAGCGATAATGATGAGTATTCCGGCGAGGATGGAGCAAATACAACCTCTGCATCCCCCTCGTCCAGCCTTCCTTTTGGTGTACAGCTTGAACTTGTGGGCATTTTCAGGTGGTGGAACCCGGTATACTTGGTCTTTGGGAATTTGCACAACGTAAGTTCCAGGGTTGGGCGGCGCATAACCATAGCCATAGCTCATCTTAGAGGAGGCGAAGGATTCTTGACTCATGTTTCGGCCGTGGTGTTCACCGGAGACTGGCGGTGAAGGTGAGTTCGCCATCAGCTTAGCATTCGAGTGCTCGCCAGATTCCGGTGGAGATTCGCCTGGGTAGACTCGTTGATCATTCATCTCGTTAGAGTCCTTACCAGTTGCCACTTTGCCAGATATGATCTAGAACCTGAAACGAGAATAATTTGTTTAGCTAGTGTAATTATTTTTACAATTGTACACACCAAATTCTAAAAGCTCATTCAAAAGTTAAGGTACTTTATAGTGGCTTTATTGCGACCTTGAGCtataaaaaaaacacatttACAAGAAATGTGTTCTCATTGCACGATTAAAAGATACAAATATAATAAAATGACAATAAACAAGCGCACAATTCAACTTTCGTTGTACAtagatgatgaagatgatgtGATGCCAATGTAGTGAAATGGTCAAAGAGATGGATTTAAAGAAAAGAATTTATggagttgttaaaagtggaggAGGAGTTCAAACGTAAGATGAGGAAAAAATATGGAGAGTTACCCAAATATTTGACTAATTGGGGTTGAGCCTTGAGGCGTACAGTTGGTTGATGGCTACTTATGTAGACTTGGTCGTTTTCAGAGAGTTATCAAGTGGAGTACTTGATTAACAATTAGACGTATCGGTTGGGTGGTTAATTATCCAGTTTAGTTTGCAAGAATTCGACTAtcgtttattttttttgctttgaCAAAATCATATTTATTCATTTGACACTAAAGAACACAAAATCGATCATGCGTGAAATTATCTAAGTTGTTTTCACCAAACTTAATTCTATTGCATAATTCTTATGCCCAACAAGTTTAGGTTAGTTTATCACCGGACCAATATGTTAATGAGGTAGCAATCTTTTCAAACATGTTTTCGAATTTCGACGTATATTAATTCCATTGTTAATCATCACAATTATAAAGTTGTATCCCAATTGTACACGAATTGATTAATTGTCATGTAGGAGTAAAATTTACGGCAAAATGTACGGGACCTAAAGATTGTAAAAGGGCCCAAATACATCTTCCTAGCTAAAAGGT
This sequence is a window from Spinacia oleracea cultivar Varoflay chromosome 1, BTI_SOV_V1, whole genome shotgun sequence. Protein-coding genes within it:
- the LOC110784466 gene encoding NDR1/HIN1-like protein 13, coding for MNDQRVYPGESPPESGEHSNAKLMANSPSPPVSGEHHGRNMSQESFASSKMSYGYGYAPPNPGTYVVQIPKDQVYRVPPPENAHKFKLYTKRKAGRGGCRGCICSILAGILIIIALLAVTTAVLYLVYKPKAPTYSIESVHVRGVNLSRTATTTTMTPVFNVTLKSENKNGKIGIYYEQGSLIKIYHDGVNLCNGKLPAFYQPPKSSTVFSTKLSGAGIVLSKSARDKLLTEQKNGEVPLEIHVKVPVKIKIGSVKTWTISVEVSCGVTVNALTTNAKVVSKKCKVHTKPW